DNA from Strigops habroptila isolate Jane chromosome 2, bStrHab1.2.pri, whole genome shotgun sequence:
cactgccagggatggggcagccacagcttctctgggcaccctgtgccagcgcctcagcaccctcacagggaagggtTTTTTGTCACATCCAGCCTGATGTGAATCTCCCCTCTtgtagtttaaaaccatcacctctcatcctgttgcaacaggctctgctaaaaagtctctccccatctttcttatcagcccctttaggcactggagctgctctaaggtctccccttcaggagccttctcttctccaggctgccccagcccagctctctcagcctggctccagagcagagctgctccagccctcgcagcagctccggggcctcctctggcctcgctccagcagctccacgtccctcttgtgctgctgccccagagctggatcaggactgcagggggggtctccccagagcgcagcagaggggcaggatcccctccctgacctgctgctcacgctctgggggtgcagcccagcacacgggggggttctgggctcaagcacacactgaagcaggGTCATGTCccttcatccaccagtacccccaagtccttctcctcagggctgctctccatcccttcatccctcaGCCTGTATTGAGACCGGGACTCGCCCcaacccaggggcaggaccttgcccttggccttgttaaactccatgaggttcacacTGTTCcgcttctccagcctgtccaggtccctctggatcccatcccttccctccatcatgtcactgcaccacacagctccaTGTCATCAGCAAAGGTGCTGACAacacactcaatcccactgtctgtgtcattgatgaagatattaaagagTTCTGATCCCAGAATAGACCACTGAGGAACCGTGGAGGGCCTGGATTGATCCCAATgaccacttgtcactggtgtccATCCAGCCACTGAGCCACTGACCTCTATCCTTTGGGTGCAACCATCCAGTTCCTCACCCACCCATCAAACCCATCAGTTCAGTGAGGACATCGTGGGGCCTGTGTCAAAGGCTTGGTCCCTGCACAGAGCTTGCTGGTGCTCAGCAGCATCACCCCCAGACTCACCCCTTGTAGAAGCCGGCGAGCCCGTCCTGCATGAGCAGCGCCAGGAGGCAGCTCAGCGCGTTGCGGTACTGCCCGGGGCCGGCGTTCATGTACCGCGTCTTCACCACGTCCACCGGCGACGCCACCACCGTGGCACAGAACCCGGCCCCGAAGGCGGCCACGAAGTGACAGGGGACGTTGTCTGTGGGGCACAGCGGGGTTGAGGGGCAGGGGGATGGGGGATAACACCCAGCAGGGTCCCCTCAGCACCATCCTGACCTGTCATCAGCTGCGCCCGCAGCAGCGCGTCCTTAATGAGGTCATAGGTGACGAGCTCCCCACAGTTGATGATGGCGTTTCGGGCGATGTTGGGCAGTGTCCCTGTGCGGGAGGGGGCAGCGGGGCTGTCACAGACCTGCCTGGAGCACCCTGGGTGggtgccccagcactgctgcccccATCCCCATTTCACCCATCCCCATCTGCATCCCTCATTGCATCcttagaatcccagagtggtttgggttgaagggaccttaaagctcctccagtcccaacaccttccactagacaccttccactagagcaggttgctccaagcccctgtgtccaacctggccttgaacactgccagggatggggcagccacagcttctctgggaaaagtctgtgccagctcctcagcaccctcacagggaagagcttctgcctcagagctcatctcaatctcccctttggcaggttaaagccattccccttggcctgtccctccaggcccttgtccaaagcccctctccaggtttcctggagcccctttaggcactggagctgctctaaggtctccccttcaggagccttctcttctccaggctgccccagcccagctctctcagcctgtctccatacaggagctgctccagcccctgatcatcctcatggcttcctctggacttgccccaacagctccatgaccttcttatgttggggacaccagaactgcacactgTGCTCTTTGTCCCCTTCCTCATCCCcttcccatcctcatcctcatcccaACCCcaatcccattcccatcccaatCCCCATTCCTCTCCTACCTCTCCAGAGCCCTCGgactccctcctccctggctaTGGTCCGATAGGCATCCATGGTGCCGTTGTACCTCCGGGTACCATCCATCAGCGCCCCACTGGCCTGGAACCGCACCTTGACCACGTCGGTGGGTTGGGCACAGGCCACGGCCACCGCTCCCGTGGTGCAGCCCGCCAGCACCCGCGGGGCCagccctgtgcctgcagagcaCAAGCGCTGGGACCCCTGGGTGTGAGGGGTCCCCCACCACATGGGGACCCCATTAAGTACCCTGGGGCGTCAGGGAGCTTCGTGGAGGGTGGTTTTTCACCCTCGTTGCGCACAGGGACAAGGGGTGTGCGGGGATGGGGTGTTCCCGGACACTCACTCTCAGCACCCTTGGGGGTGTAGAGCTGCTTGACGGAGTCGTAGAGGCCGATGCGGATGGAGGCGAAGCTCATCTGGCGCTGCAGCCCGGCCGCCAGCCCGCTGTACAGGCTGCGGGGTCCCTCCGTCCTCACCATGGTGCTCAGCGTCCCAAAGACACCCCGGTACTCCACAGCACCCACGGTCCGGGGGATGCGCACCTCGCCCTGGAGCTGCGGGACACCCGCGTCACCCCAAAGCGCCACCAGCTCTGAGGTGCACATTGGGGGTCCCACCGTTATGGGGTGCTCCCGGGGATGGGGGGTGCAGCGGGTCCTACCTGCAGCCGCACTTTGGC
Protein-coding regions in this window:
- the LOC115604094 gene encoding mitochondrial uncoupling protein 2-like isoform X12, with the protein product MVGLKPPEVPPTAGVKFVSAGLAGCIADLCTFPLDTAKVRLQLQGEVRIPRTVGAVEYRGVFGTLSTMVRTEGPRSLYSGLAAGLQRQMSFASIRIGLYDSVKQLYTPKGAESTGLAPRVLAGCTTGAVAVACAQPTDVVKVRFQASGALMDGTRRYNGTMDAYRTIAREEGVRGLWRGTLPNIARNAIINCGELVTYDLIKDALLRAQLMTDNVPCHFVAAFGAGFCATVVASPVDVVKTRYMNAGPGQYRNALSCLLALLMQDGLAGFYKGFVPSFLRLGSWNVVMFVSYEQLQRAVVLARS
- the LOC115604094 gene encoding mitochondrial uncoupling protein 3-like isoform X11; amino-acid sequence: MPWNVSHRGTWKGHCRVTEYQCGASGPRGRGNAPDEVSGGARSSQMGQQDHGHQRGVTSFCLEPNRWSKAAMVGLKPPEVPPTAGVKFVSAGLAGCIADLCTFPLDTAKVRLQLQGEVRIPRTVGAVEYRGVFGTLSTMVRTEGPRSLYSGLAAGLQRQMSFASIRIGLYDSVKQLYTPKGAESTGLAPRVLAGCTTGAVAVACAQPTDVVKVRFQASGALMDGTRRYNGTMDAYRTIAREEGVRGLWRGTLPNIARNAIINCGELVTYDLIKDALLRAQLMTDNVPCHFVAAFGAGFCATVVASPVDVVKTRYMNAGPGQYRNALSCLLALLMQDGLAGFYKGFVPSFLRLGSWNVVMFVSYEQLQRAVVLARS